The Drosophila bipectinata strain 14024-0381.07 chromosome 2L, DbipHiC1v2, whole genome shotgun sequence genome has a segment encoding these proteins:
- the Eaat2 gene encoding excitatory amino acid transporter, with translation MERSGKFSDYLFAKMGPPTATELPPKTTERSDAPVELTGYRRWLSDNLMLLVTLSGVLLGVVLGLSLRPLHLHGDSIMLISYPGELFMRVLKLMILPLVISSLIAGSASLNAKMNGKIALRTLVYFASTSFFNAALGIALVMLIHPGNPDLHNAEDRSTDKRAVNLLDSLLDLGRNVFPDNLFQASIQQAHTVYLPKPSIAHAFNETFNDTLVSGVEAQRQAEDLAEEVVLVRDVQYRSGTNTLGIVFFCLVFGTFLGTIGQKGQVVVDFFAAIFEVIMKMVTCVMWLTPVGISSVIAGKILSVDDLGLVMAQLMWFIITVALGVFIYQFVVMQAIYFVVVRRNPFKFYAGLIQAMLTAFATASTAAALPITFRCMNEKLRVDPRITRFVLPIGCNINMDGTALYISVASIFIAQMSGMVLGFGELLTVLLTATAASMSSASVPSAALVLLLVVLTAIDAPVQDVTLLFAVDWFVDRIRTTNNMLGDCYTAAIVEELSRKELMALDAASVNYPDMPAGTPNGHSHDGGLLEGQTELTMTDSVVVDMSAVMNNVSLQQDHSNRRV, from the exons ATGGAAAGATCTGGGAAATTTTCAGATTACCTCTTCGCCAAAATGGGTCCCCCCACCGCCACCGAGCTGCCCCCGAAGACCACCGAGCGCAGCGACGCCCCCGTCGAGCTCACCGGGTACCGCCGCTGGCTCAGCGACAATCTGATGCTCCTGGTTACCCTCTCCGGAGTGTTGCTCGGCGTCGTCCTGG GACTGTCGCTGCGACCGCTGCACTTGCACGGGGACTCCATCATGCTGATTTCGTACCCCGGAGAGCTCTTTATGCGCGTCTTGAAGCTGATGATTCTGCCCTTGGTGATATCCAGTCTGATCGCCGGATCGGCCAGCCTGAATGCCAAGATGAACGGCAAGATTGCACTTCGCACGCTGGTCTACTTCGCCAGCACTTCTTTCTTCAATGCTGCTCTCGGAATCGCTCTGGTCATGCTCATCCATCCTGGCAATCCGGACTTGCACAACGCGGAGGATCGCTCCACGGACAAGCGGGCGGTGAACTTGCTTGACAGCCTCTTGGATTTGGGCAG AAACGTATTTCCGGACAACCTGTTCCAGGCCTCGATCCAGCAGGCCCACACCGTGTACCTCCCGAAGCCGAGTATCGCACACGCCTTCAATGAGACGTTCAACGACACCCTGGTTTCCGGAGTGGAGGCCCAGCGGCAGGCGGAGGATCTGGCCGAGGAGGTGGTCTTGGTGCGGGACGTGCAGTACCGCAGCGGCACCAACACCCTGGGCATCGTGTTTTTCTGCCTCGTCTTCGGCACCTTCCTGGGCACCATCGGGCAGAAGGGCCAGGTGGTGGTCGACTTCTTCGCAGCCATCTTCGAGGTCATCATGAAGATGGTCACCTGCGTCATGTGGCTGACTCCCGTGGGCATCAGCTCCGTCATCGCCGGCAAGATACTGAGCGTGGACGACCTGGGCCTGGTGATGGCCCAGCTGATGTGGTTCATCATCACGGTGGCCCTCGGAGTGTTCATCTACCAGTTCGTCGTCATGCAGGCCATCTACTTTGTCGTCGTGCGTCGGAATCCGTTCAAGTTCTATGCCGGACTCATCCAGGCCATGCTTACCGCCTTCGCCACGGCCTCAAC CGCCGCCGCCTTGCCCATCACATTCCGCTGCATGAACGAGAAGCTGCGAGTGGACCCGCGCATCACCCGGTTCGTGCTGCCGATCGGCTGCAACATCAACATGGACGGAACGGCCCTGTACATCTCCGTGGCCTCGATCTTCATTGCCCAGATGAGCGGAATGGTGCTGGGCTTCGGGGAGCTGCTCACGGTCCTCCTCACCGCAACGGCGGCCTCGATGAGCTCGGCCAGTGTTCCCAGTGCGGCCCTGGTGCTGCTCCTGGTGGTGCTCACCGCCATCGATGCTCCCGTGCAGGACGTGACGCTGCTCTTCGCCGTCGACTGGTTTGT AGATCGCATCCGTACGACTAACAACATGCTAGGAGACTGCTACACCGCCGCCATAGTGGAGGAGCTCTCGCGAAAGGAACTTATGGCATTGGACGCAGCTTCCGTCAACTATCCG GACATGCCCGCTGGCACGCCCAACGGTCACAGCCACGACGGCGGTCTTCTGGAGGGCCAGACCGAGCTGACCATGACCGACTCGGTGGTGGTGGACATGAGCGCGGTGATGAACAACGTGAGCCTGCAGCAGGATCACAGCAACCGCAGGGTCTAG